In Acetivibrio cellulolyticus CD2, the sequence GATTTTGTCTCTTTCAAACGAAGTAAGAGGCTAAATCTAGAGGGGCGTAATGCCCTGAGATTTTATTAAGCATTGGAGCAAATGTTCTAAAAAAGATTGGGGTTCAATGTCTCAATGATTCTTATTAACCGTAAAAACAACGATATGGAGGGATACAAGATGATTAGAGTTTGTATATCAGGACTTGGAAAGACAGGAAAGGAAATTGCGAAGGTTTTATTGGAACAAGAAGGTGTAAAACTCGTATCGGCTATATGCAGTCCGTTTAGCGATAAAAGAGGTAAAGACCTAGGAGAAATAATTGGGAATGGGAATACAGGCATTATTATAGAAGGATCGGATAATCTTGAACAGATTATTTTCAGAACCAGGCCGGACGTAGTTGTTGACTTCTCAAATCCTGAAGCAGCTTCAAGAAATGCCAGGATATTCTCAAAGATGAAAGTGAACATTGTCATAGGTACAACTGGGTTTTCAAAAATCGGACTGAAAAGGCTTGTTATACTTGCCAATAAATATAGGAATGGCATTGTGTATGCACCGAACATTACTCTTGGAGTAAATGTACTTATGCTTATTACAAATTTGGCTGCTAATATATTGAACAATTATGACTTTCAAATTACTGAAATTCACCACAAGAATAAAAAGGATGCTCCTTCCGGTACAGCTAAGAAGATAGCCGTAGAAATAGAAAAAGGACTTACATCTTCCGGCAATACAAATGCAAATGTACAAGTACCAATAACGGCAGTCAGAGCCGGTGGAGTTGTTGGTAAGCATGAGGTGATGATTATTGGTGAAGATGATAAGATAGAAATTTCACATGAATCCTTTTCAAGGAGAGCTTTTGCCCTTGGAGCAGTTCGGGCGGTAAAATTTATTAAAGGAAAGGTCGGCTACTATGAAATGAACGATGTACTAGATCTTAAAAAGGTAATGAATGATTATCTTCTGGCAGATAAAAATAAATCATTGAAGAGGAATTATTCGGAAATACTGAAACAAAACGAAATACAAGCTCTTTAGGAATGATAAATATTACATTTATTCCATTAATATCTTGGATTTATAGAGACTCCGTGCAGCTATTCTCACGCTTATTTATTAGCATTAGACTTAGATTTATACACCAAACAAACTATTTGCAGGATTTACTGCAAATAGTTTGTTTGGTGTCAGCCAATAAAAAAAGCTTTGTAGGCATGACGATAAAGAACTTTCAATGAATAATATTAAAAAAGCTATAGACTATATAATACTTGTAAAGTATTTTTTTATAATGTATAATTGACTAAGCGCTTAGTCAATTATACATTATTTGCTTTTTGGAAAGAAATGGAAGAGGCAAATATTATGGGGCTTAGTGCCATTATTTTTTTAAAGAGGTTGAACATGTCAAGAAGTAAAGAAAAAAATGAAAACATATCAAAAGAACGCAAAAAAGACATTTTGCGTGTAGCAATAAAGAAGTTTTCCGAAAAAGGCTATCAGGGCACAAGTGTTTCAGAGATCGCAAAAGAACTTGATGTAAGTCAAGGCATAATTTTCTGGTATTTTGCCACCAAAGAGAAATTATTTAGGGCTGCCTTCATAGAAGAATTCAAAGCTATAAAACTTACTGCAGCAAATGTACTTCAAGATGGATTATTATCTCCATTAGACAAATTAAGAAAATATCTCTCAGAGATGCTAAAGGTGTATTCAGCAAGAAAAGAAGGGTGCATGCTTATTTTGCAGTTGCTTTCAAATAACGAAATGCACGAGATACTGGCTATTGATATTGCAAATGTTTACAATGAACTTTATAAAGAACTTGAGTTACTGTTTAGAGATGCAGGAGCAACTAATCCGGACCTAAAAGCAAAAAATTTTGTTGCCTTACTTGACGGCTTTATGATTCAGATAGTTCTGGGGCTGGATATTGGCGATATGGAAATCCTTGTTAAGGACATACTGCATCGGTATGAACTTATATAATTGGAGGTTTTCTAATGAACAAAAAAAATAAGCATAACACCTATAACTCATTATTTCATTGGCAGAGCTTTAGACTTAAGCTTGTATTTGAAGGGATTGCAGTGGGAATTATTACGGGCCTTTTGGTTGTGTTATACAGATATTCGCTTGAAAAAGCTGTGATAGTTCTAAATGAGATTTATAAAATTTTATTGAGACAACCGCAATTGATTCCTGTTTGGATGGTGGTATTGGCATTAATTGGTTATGGCTTGGGAATGCTGGTCAAGCATGAACCAATGATCAGCGGCAGCGGAATTCCTCAAGTTGAAGGTGTTCTTCAAGGAAAACTAAAAATGACTTGGTGGAGAGTAATTATTGGTAAATTTGTAGGCGGCATTTTGGCTATAGGTTCAGGACTTTCACTTGGAAGGGAAGGTCCGTCTGTTCAGTTAGGGTCTGCTGTTGGTCAAGGATTTAGTAAGGTATTTAAAAGAATTAAAATAGAAGAAAAATATCTTATTACAAGTGGAGCTAGTGCCGGGCTTGCAGCCGCGTTTAATGCACCGTTGGCAGGAGTTATGTTTGCACTTGAAGAGGTCCACAGAAATTTTTCTCCATTGGTATTGCTTTCTGCTTTGTCAGCTGCATTATCAGCTGATTATGTGTCCAGTGGATTTTTCGGATTGAAGCCGGTTTTCAATTTTAAAAATTTATCAATTTTGCCTCTTAAATATTATTTTTATGTTATTATACTTGGCGTTATTTTAGGGTTATTAGGTGTTGTATTTAACAAAACATTATTGAAAGCGCAGAATTTGTATTCGAAGCTTAAATTTGTACCTAAAGAGTTTAGGATCATAATTCCTTTATTTGTTTCAGTAATTTTGGGATTGTTTTTACCACAGGTTTTAGGTGGAGGACATGAACTTATACTTTCTCTTGTTACTGCTAGCGATGCTTCATTAAAATTTCTCTTTCTTGTATTGCTTGTAAAATTTTTCTTTACTATGATAAGTTATGGTTCCGGTGCTCCTGGAGGTATTTTTCTGCCTTTACTTGCTATAGGCGCATTAATTGGAAGTGTATATAGCTTTATTTTAGTGCATCTATTTAATTTTGATAATATATTCACTATAAACTTTATAATTTTGGCAATGGCAGGTTACTTTACCGCAATTGTTAGAGCACCAATTACTGGAACTATACTTATAACAGAAATGACCGGTTCCTTTAATCATCTTCTTTCCATTGCTATGGTGTCGATCACAGCTTATATTATTGCTGATATTTTAGGCTCGAAACCTATATATGAATCTTTACTGAGCAGATTTATGCATAATCAGGGTTCTGAATTGAGCGTTGGCAGCAATAAACACAAGGCAATTTTAGAGTTCGCTATCTGTATGGGATCTGTGCTTGACGGAAAAGAGATTAAAGCTGTAAAATGGCCATCCCACTGTCTGTTAGTTGCTGTTAAACGCGGAGATCACGAGATTATTCCTAAAGGTGATACTATTATGCAATCTGGTGATTACTTGGTTGTACTGACTAATGAGGATAAAGTATCCAAAGTTAATGATACATTTATTAGAATGACCAAGAGCCGTGAGATTTCAACTTAGTACTGTATGGATATTGAAAATCTTTTAAAGATCTGATAACATAATATTGTTAATTTTATATCTTGCTATTCGGTTGAGTGTATTCGTTATAAATACACTTTCAAGAGTTTAGGCTTCTGGGGTGGGAAGTCCGTTATTTACGGATTTCGCGCCCTTTTTGTGTTGTTAATATATATTTTGGAGGGATTATTAAATGACTACTATAGGTCTTATAATTGTATTAATACTTATTTTAGTACTGCCGTTTTCATTTCGTTCTATCGAACATAATCTGGAATATTTTTTGCTGGTAATGGGAATTTTAGCATCCACAATATCAGGAATGATTTCGTTGAATTTTATGAAAGCTATTTTTGAAAACTATTTGCTATATTTTGTTACTGTTGCTGTATTGATAGCAGGTTTTGTATTTAGACTTTATGTTAAACAAATAAAGAAATTTGTTAGATATTGTACAGAACGAATTCCAATCAATATGTTTATTTTCTTGTTGATTGTTGTTTTAGGGTTTGTTTCGAGCTTTATAACTGCAATAGTAGCATCATTAATATTGGTGGAAATTGTTAGCGTACTTCCATTTGAGCGCAAACAAAAAATACAGCTTACTGTAATATCTTGTTTTTCAATTGGTTTAGGTGCTGCTTTAACTCCAATTGGGGAGCCGTTGGCTACAATTATTGTTTCTTCACTTAAAGTTGATTTCTTCTATCTTTTTAGAAGTATTGGGATTTATATCATTCCTTGTATTTTGGCATTAGGTTTATTTGGTGCCTTCTATATTGGACGTAATCCAATAATTGAAAACTCTAATGTTATAGATATAATATCCAAAAAGGGCAATGGAAATGAAAAGCTTACAGAGAGGCCGAAATATATTTTAATACGGGCATTTAAAGTATTTATATTTATTATAGCACTTGAATTACTTGGTGCAGGATTTAAACCACTTATTAGTAGGTATATTATTAACTTGGATAGTAAAATATTGTATTGGATTAATATGTCTTCTGCTGTGTTGGACAATGCTACAATTGCTGCTGCTGAAATCAGTTCGGTAATGAACTTGAAACAAATACAGGCAATAATAATGGGGCTGCTGCTGAGTGGAGGGATGTTAATACCAGGTAATATACCTAATATTATATCGGCAGGAAAATTAAATATACAAAGCCACGAATGGGCAAAATTTGGCATACCTTTAGGTTTAATACTATTACTTGTGTATTTTCTTATTGTTTGCATAGTTTAGATGTTGCAGTTTTAAATGACATATGAAAATAAAAAGAGATGCTTTCTAATAAAGTAGTTTTGCAACTCTGCATTGTTTTATGATAATATATTAAAGAATATTGGAAATATTACTAGTGGTCTTTAAAGCAAAATAGATTATAAGAGTGCAGACGGTAAGTCAGAGAAAGTACATTTTAAGTGTGAAATATAATTTTACAAAGCACTAGATAATGAAAATAGAACAGTCATACTAAGGAGGATTTTATGAATAGAACAATCGGTTTTTTAGGTGCAGGAAATATGGGATATGCAATGATAAGAAGCATATCAAAATCTGATATTGTATCATCAGAGAGTATATATGTTTATGATGTTGATATGGAAAGACTTTCAAAACTCAAAGATGAAACAGGTATAAACATCTCAAAAAGTGCTGTAGAAGTTGTTGAAAAATGTGATATTATAATTCTTGCTGTTAAGCCTAACGTGCTGGAAACAGTTCTTAACGGATGTAAAAATTCATTTGATAATAAGAAAATTCTTGTTTCTGTTGCTGTTGGAGTTCCGATAAAGTTTTATAAAAAGATAATTGGGGAAGATAAAAAGGTTATACGTACAATGCCAAATACTCCTGCTCTTGTTGGAGAAGGCATGACACTTGTTGCACCTGACAATAGCATAGCAAAGGATGAACTTGACTATGTAATGAGTATTTTCGGGTGCTTTGGAAAGGCAGAATTGCTTGATGAAAAACTGATGAGTGAGGTTACTGCACTAACAAGCAGCAGCCCTGCATACGTATTTATGTTCATTGAGGCTATGGCAGATGCAGCTGTATTGTCCGGATTGCCAAGAAATCTGTCATACAAACTTGCAGCGCAAGCTGTACTGGGTTCTGCGAAGATGGTTCTGGATACTGAAAAGCATCCGGGAGAATTGAAAGACATGGTGTGTTCACCAGCAGGGACAACTATTGAAGCGGTAAGTACACTTGAAAAGAATAAATTCAGATATGGAGTAATCGAAGCTATGAATGAGTGTACAAAGAAAGCCAGGGAAATAGGTAAAAAATTTGAATAAAAGGAAAATGGAGTCCTCATGAAAAATGTGATAATATACACTGACGGGGCATGTTCTGGAAACCCTGGCGATGGCGGATGGGGTGCGGTTTTAAGGTATGGCGGACGGGAAAAAGAGATATCGGGCTTTGAAAAAAATACTACAAACAATAAAATGGAATTGACAGCGGCTATTGAAGCTTTAAATATGCTTAAGGAACCGTGTGAAGTTGAACTCTACAGTGACAGTGCATACCTTATAAATGCTTTTAACCAGAACTGGCTTAGAGGCTGGAAGTTTAACGGCTGGAGAAATTCCAGCAAGGAAGAGGTAAAGAATATAGAACTATGGAAAGAACTTGACAGACTGAACAATATTCACAAAATAAAGTGGATCAAAGTCAAGGGACACTCGGATAATGAGTATAATAACAGATGTGATATTCTGGCTACAGGTGAAATAAAAAAGAACAGAGCATAATGGAGGCAATTATATGAATTATGAAGAAAAAACCTTATCTAAAAAGCAAGTATTCCAAGGTAATATAATAGGAGTAGAATCCTGGAACGTATTACTTCCTAATGGAAAAGAAGCAACACGTGATGTGGTAATCCATCCGGGGGCATCGGTTGTAATTCCTATGACGGATGATGGTCAAATCTATATGGTACGTCAATTCAGAAAGCCAATCGATCAGGAATCCTTAGAGATCCCTGCAGGAAAGCTGGATAAGGGAGAAGACCCTTTTGATTGTGCAAAAAGAGAGCTTAAAGAGGAAACAGGGCTTGATGCAAAGGATATAAAGCATTTGATTGATATACATAGTACTCCGGGATTCAGCAATGAGATACTGCACATGTATGTAGCAAAGGAGTTATATGAAGGCGAGGCCTGTGCGGATGAAGATGAATTTATCTCTGCAGAGAAATATCCTATTAATACCCTTGTTGAAATGATTGTTAAAAAGGAAATAACTGATGCAAAATCAATAATAGGTATATTAATGGCTGATAAGATAATAAAAGGTGAGATAAGCATTTAATGGAAAAATAAAGGTTTACAGTTATTTTTTAAGGATAAATGAAATAAAAAGTTTTAAGTTAAGTTTACAATACATTAATATGTATTGTAATTTTTTTGTTTTTATCGTCATAGAATTAATTAGGATAAAGAAAAAAATTGATGATGCCTGAATAGGTGCCTAGAAGCATAAGAAATACCAAATTAAGTCTAATAAATAATAATGTGCATTATTATGAATTAACTCTAATATGTATTTTGTAAAAAATGTGCAAGGTTAAGAGGGGATAAATGTGATTTCAAAGATACGTTTTACGTTGACAGAGCACTTGAAAAATAACAAGAATACTTATCTGTTTCTTTTTTTAGCTTTTGTTACAGGAGTATCCGCAGGGGCATTTACTGTAAACGGTTTAAGTCCTATACAAAGGTCAGAGCTTACCAATTATTTTCAGGGGTTTTTGGAGCTCTTTGAAAACCAGAAAGTTGACAGTAACGAGATACTGAAGATTTCACTTATTGATAATCTTAGATTGGTTGCTTTGTTATGGGCACTTGGTGTAACAATAATCGGAATTCCCTTGATATACATTTTTATTGGGGTAAGAGGGTTCATAACAGGTTTTACTTCAGGATTTATTATCGAACTAATGGGAGTAAAGGGAGTAATTTTTACGCTATTTAGCATCGTACCAAAGGAAGTAATAATTATTCCCTGTGTAATAGCTTTAGGGGTAAACGGTATCAACTTTTCACTAAATATAATTAGGAGCAGGTCAGCTAAGCGAATGTCAAAGGAAAATCTGAAAACCGGTTTTTTGGCATATTGTCTTGCAACTGCATTAGTATCATGCTTTATATTTGGTGGTATTTTGGTTGAATCGTATATTACGCCCATATGCATCAGGATAATAACACTAAAAGTTTTTTAGGAATACTGAAAATCCTTAGCAAAGTTATAAAAAATATTGTATAAATATGGTATAAGGTGTTGACAATACATATATAGACATGGTTATAATGCTTATAAGGATAAAATTGTATTTATTGCACAAAAAGTACTGTAAAAATTTAGTCATTAATCCAAACTATTTTATACTTCGTGGAAAATATTGTACAAAGGTTAACATTTCTAGTATAATAGTAAGGATTTATACTATTTAAAATATTTAAACAATTGATAGCTATGTAAAATTATCTATTTTTGTAGAGTGTATTTTAATAAAGGGTTTTGTATAAGTTTGATTCAAATATATTATTTTTTAAGAAGAGAGGAAGTAGGGTAAAAAATGGAAGATTTGGTTTTAAAATTTCTCACTTTTCTGGAGAAAGATAAGCGTTTGTCGCTAAATACCTTACAATCTTATAGGAGGGACATAGAGCAGTATATTACATACTTAAATGAAATAAAATTACAAAATATTTCAAATACAAATAAAACTACGGTGATTACTTACCTCCTGCATTTACAAAAGAAGGGTCGGGCGACCTCGACAATTTCTAGAAATCTTGCATCAATAAGATCATTTTACCAGTATCTCACAAAGAATGGCGTGATTAGTGGTGATCCTACTGAAGAGCTTGAGTCACCAAAGGTAGAGAAGAAACTGCCCCAGATTCTTTCAACAAAAGAGGTTGAACTTCTTTTAGATCAGCCGAAATGTGATGATCTAAAAGGATTTAGAGACAAAGCTATGCTTGAATTGCTATATGCAACAGGAATAAGAGTATCTGAATTGATATGCTTGAATGTATTAGACATAAACTTGGATATGGGATTTATCAAATGCAATAAGGGAACAAGAGAAAGAATGATTCCTATTGGATCTCTTTCGATTCAAGCCTTAAATGAGTATTTGGCAAAATCGAGGAACTTATTGATTCAAAGAAGTGATGAAAAGGCATTGTTTGTGAATGTGAACGGCAAAAGATTGACAAGGCAAGGTTTTTGGAAGATTATCAAGCAGTATAAGAACCTGGCAAAGATTAATAAAGACATTACACCACATACATTAAGACATTCATTTGCAGCACATCTTTTGGAAAACGGAGCAGATTTAAGGTCAATACAAGAGATGTTAGGGCACTCTGATATTTCATCAACCCAGGTTTATGCTCAGATTGCAAAGAACAGGATTAAGGAAGTATATAAGAAGACTCATCCAAGAGCATAAGGGAAAGGTCCGCGTGCTATAGACAAAATGTGCATGGGTTTAAATTTTAATTGACCAATTATATATTTAATGATACTTTAAAAAGTAAGATAGAAATATCTTACTTTTTTAGGTGTATAAAAAAACTATTATACAAGGAGAAAAATAAAATGAAAAGAGCTGTTATAATCGTTTTGGATAGTGTTGGAATGGGGGAACTTCCTGACGCAGAAAAGTATGGGGATAGGGGAAGCAATACCCTTGGAAATATAGCGTCTTCCGTTGGAGATTTTTCTCTTCCAAACCTTGAGGCTCTTGGACTGGGAAATATAGATAATATGGCTGGTATTAAAAAGTCGGATAAACCTTGCGGGTGTTTTGGCAGAATGGCTGAGAAATCTGCCGGTAAAGATACTACAACAGGGCATTGGGAAATTTCTGGTGTTATTTTAAAAAATCCTTTCCCAGTTTATCCCGATGGATTCCCAAAGGAGGTTATCGACACCTTTGAGAAAGCAATAAATACTAAGGTTATAGGTAATATTGCTGCTTCAGGTACAGAAATCATAAAGATGTTAGGTGATCAGCATGTAAAGACAGGATATCCAATTGTTTATACATCTGCTGACAGTGTATTTCAAATTGCTGCACATGAGGATGTTGTGCCGGTTGAGAAGCTGTACGAGATGTGCCAGAAAGCAAGGGATATGCTGACAGGAGAGCATGCAGTAGGTAGGGTAATTGCAAGACCGTTTAACGGAACAAGTGGTAACTATAAAAGAACAGAAAGAAGAAGGGATTTTTCTCTGGATCCATTAGGAAAAACTCTGCTGGATTATTTAAAAGAGAAAGGCCAGATGGTAAAGGCTGTAGGCAAAATTGAGGATATATTCAACAGGCGTGGAATTACCGATGCTGTGCATACACATAATAATATGGATGGTGTGGACAAGACTTTAGATTATTTGAAGGATAGTTTTGAAGGCTTGCTGTTTACCAACCTTGTTGATTTTGATATGCTTTATGGACATAGAAATGATATTAAAGGCTATGCCAATGCCATGGTTGAATTTGATAACAGGCTGCCTGAAATTCTA encodes:
- the dapB gene encoding 4-hydroxy-tetrahydrodipicolinate reductase, translating into MIRVCISGLGKTGKEIAKVLLEQEGVKLVSAICSPFSDKRGKDLGEIIGNGNTGIIIEGSDNLEQIIFRTRPDVVVDFSNPEAASRNARIFSKMKVNIVIGTTGFSKIGLKRLVILANKYRNGIVYAPNITLGVNVLMLITNLAANILNNYDFQITEIHHKNKKDAPSGTAKKIAVEIEKGLTSSGNTNANVQVPITAVRAGGVVGKHEVMIIGEDDKIEISHESFSRRAFALGAVRAVKFIKGKVGYYEMNDVLDLKKVMNDYLLADKNKSLKRNYSEILKQNEIQAL
- a CDS encoding TetR/AcrR family transcriptional regulator; this translates as MSRSKEKNENISKERKKDILRVAIKKFSEKGYQGTSVSEIAKELDVSQGIIFWYFATKEKLFRAAFIEEFKAIKLTAANVLQDGLLSPLDKLRKYLSEMLKVYSARKEGCMLILQLLSNNEMHEILAIDIANVYNELYKELELLFRDAGATNPDLKAKNFVALLDGFMIQIVLGLDIGDMEILVKDILHRYELI
- a CDS encoding ClC family H(+)/Cl(-) exchange transporter; protein product: MNKKNKHNTYNSLFHWQSFRLKLVFEGIAVGIITGLLVVLYRYSLEKAVIVLNEIYKILLRQPQLIPVWMVVLALIGYGLGMLVKHEPMISGSGIPQVEGVLQGKLKMTWWRVIIGKFVGGILAIGSGLSLGREGPSVQLGSAVGQGFSKVFKRIKIEEKYLITSGASAGLAAAFNAPLAGVMFALEEVHRNFSPLVLLSALSAALSADYVSSGFFGLKPVFNFKNLSILPLKYYFYVIILGVILGLLGVVFNKTLLKAQNLYSKLKFVPKEFRIIIPLFVSVILGLFLPQVLGGGHELILSLVTASDASLKFLFLVLLVKFFFTMISYGSGAPGGIFLPLLAIGALIGSVYSFILVHLFNFDNIFTINFIILAMAGYFTAIVRAPITGTILITEMTGSFNHLLSIAMVSITAYIIADILGSKPIYESLLSRFMHNQGSELSVGSNKHKAILEFAICMGSVLDGKEIKAVKWPSHCLLVAVKRGDHEIIPKGDTIMQSGDYLVVLTNEDKVSKVNDTFIRMTKSREIST
- a CDS encoding DUF1646 family protein, with translation MTTIGLIIVLILILVLPFSFRSIEHNLEYFLLVMGILASTISGMISLNFMKAIFENYLLYFVTVAVLIAGFVFRLYVKQIKKFVRYCTERIPINMFIFLLIVVLGFVSSFITAIVASLILVEIVSVLPFERKQKIQLTVISCFSIGLGAALTPIGEPLATIIVSSLKVDFFYLFRSIGIYIIPCILALGLFGAFYIGRNPIIENSNVIDIISKKGNGNEKLTERPKYILIRAFKVFIFIIALELLGAGFKPLISRYIINLDSKILYWINMSSAVLDNATIAAAEISSVMNLKQIQAIIMGLLLSGGMLIPGNIPNIISAGKLNIQSHEWAKFGIPLGLILLLVYFLIVCIV
- the proC gene encoding pyrroline-5-carboxylate reductase; translated protein: MNRTIGFLGAGNMGYAMIRSISKSDIVSSESIYVYDVDMERLSKLKDETGINISKSAVEVVEKCDIIILAVKPNVLETVLNGCKNSFDNKKILVSVAVGVPIKFYKKIIGEDKKVIRTMPNTPALVGEGMTLVAPDNSIAKDELDYVMSIFGCFGKAELLDEKLMSEVTALTSSSPAYVFMFIEAMADAAVLSGLPRNLSYKLAAQAVLGSAKMVLDTEKHPGELKDMVCSPAGTTIEAVSTLEKNKFRYGVIEAMNECTKKAREIGKKFE
- the rnhA gene encoding ribonuclease HI; translation: MKNVIIYTDGACSGNPGDGGWGAVLRYGGREKEISGFEKNTTNNKMELTAAIEALNMLKEPCEVELYSDSAYLINAFNQNWLRGWKFNGWRNSSKEEVKNIELWKELDRLNNIHKIKWIKVKGHSDNEYNNRCDILATGEIKKNRA
- a CDS encoding NUDIX domain-containing protein; translated protein: MNYEEKTLSKKQVFQGNIIGVESWNVLLPNGKEATRDVVIHPGASVVIPMTDDGQIYMVRQFRKPIDQESLEIPAGKLDKGEDPFDCAKRELKEETGLDAKDIKHLIDIHSTPGFSNEILHMYVAKELYEGEACADEDEFISAEKYPINTLVEMIVKKEITDAKSIIGILMADKIIKGEISI
- the spoIIM gene encoding stage II sporulation protein M, which gives rise to MISKIRFTLTEHLKNNKNTYLFLFLAFVTGVSAGAFTVNGLSPIQRSELTNYFQGFLELFENQKVDSNEILKISLIDNLRLVALLWALGVTIIGIPLIYIFIGVRGFITGFTSGFIIELMGVKGVIFTLFSIVPKEVIIIPCVIALGVNGINFSLNIIRSRSAKRMSKENLKTGFLAYCLATALVSCFIFGGILVESYITPICIRIITLKVF
- the xerD gene encoding site-specific tyrosine recombinase XerD, which translates into the protein MEDLVLKFLTFLEKDKRLSLNTLQSYRRDIEQYITYLNEIKLQNISNTNKTTVITYLLHLQKKGRATSTISRNLASIRSFYQYLTKNGVISGDPTEELESPKVEKKLPQILSTKEVELLLDQPKCDDLKGFRDKAMLELLYATGIRVSELICLNVLDINLDMGFIKCNKGTRERMIPIGSLSIQALNEYLAKSRNLLIQRSDEKALFVNVNGKRLTRQGFWKIIKQYKNLAKINKDITPHTLRHSFAAHLLENGADLRSIQEMLGHSDISSTQVYAQIAKNRIKEVYKKTHPRA
- a CDS encoding phosphopentomutase, whose translation is MKRAVIIVLDSVGMGELPDAEKYGDRGSNTLGNIASSVGDFSLPNLEALGLGNIDNMAGIKKSDKPCGCFGRMAEKSAGKDTTTGHWEISGVILKNPFPVYPDGFPKEVIDTFEKAINTKVIGNIAASGTEIIKMLGDQHVKTGYPIVYTSADSVFQIAAHEDVVPVEKLYEMCQKARDMLTGEHAVGRVIARPFNGTSGNYKRTERRRDFSLDPLGKTLLDYLKEKGQMVKAVGKIEDIFNRRGITDAVHTHNNMDGVDKTLDYLKDSFEGLLFTNLVDFDMLYGHRNDIKGYANAMVEFDNRLPEILNALKDDDILFITADHGCDPTTESTDHSREYVPLVVYGNKIKSNINLGTRSSFSDIAATIAEYLGIDEEIEGNSFMSQIMG